Within Ovis aries strain OAR_USU_Benz2616 breed Rambouillet chromosome 3, ARS-UI_Ramb_v3.0, whole genome shotgun sequence, the genomic segment TTGCATTGAGTCTAGAGATCAGATTAGAAGGAAGAACTGGCATGTTGACAATTTTTAGTCTTtgtatccatgaacatggaatatctctccattagGTAGGTCTTTTGATTTTATTCATCAGTCTTTATAGCTTTTCTCATATCGATCTTATACATATTTGGTGAGATTTATATCTAAGTATTTCATTTCATGTGctctaatataaattatattgtgtttgaaatttaaaatctcACTTGTTCATTGCTGATATATAAGAAAGTGATTGACCTCTGTATATTTGCCTTATAGCCTGCAATCTAACCATAATCACTTATTAGTTCCGGGAGTTTTTggttattttgcattttctacatgaatgatcatgtcatctgcaaagaagGACATTCTTAAATCTTCCTTTCCAGTCAGTATaccctttatttccttttcttatccaATTGGCTAGGGCTTCCAATACAATGTTGAAAAGGAGTGGTGAGAGGGaactttcttgtttattttcctgATCTTGGAAGAAACACTGCTAGTTTCTCACGATTAAatgtgatgttagctgtagggTTTTTGAAGATGTTCCTTATCAATCTTAGGAAGGTTCTGTCAGTTCTTAGTTgactgagagtttttatcatgaatggatttTGGATTTTGGCAGATGATTTACTGTATCTCTTAATGTACTCATGTGAATATTCTTTAGAGCCTGTTGATGTTATAGATTCATGAATTGATTTCCAGTTGAACTAGTCTTGCATGCCTGGGATAAGTCTTGGTtgtggtgtataattctttttacattttttggattctatttgctaatGTTATCTTATGGattttgaatctatgttcatgtgagatattgatctgtagttttcttttactgGAATGTTTTTGTCTGGCTTGGTATTAGGGTGAAGGTGATCCTATAGAATGAGTTGGGGAGTATTCTCCCTGCTTCTGTCTTAGGAGGAGATTTTGGGGAATTGGAAGAATTCCTCTCATAAGTGTTCGGTTGAATTCATCAGTGAACCCAGTGGATCCTCTGTTCAtttttcctcattcatttttcctttcattcctCAGACTTTATAACCTCCGTTGACCTACTTGCAGGTTTGATGATTCCTTTGCCAACTCAGATATGCTCTTTACTTCTGGTGAGCACTTCTGTCCTTGTACTCTTCCAGTCAGGAATTTCAATTtgttcttttacatatttttttttctctattgataCTTTTTATTTGGTGAGacattgttttcattctttagtTATTTTGGGTTTTTGGATGctttagttctttgaacataCAGTAATAACTAATTTGAAGTCTTTGTCTAGTACGATAACATCTGGGGCGTTTCGGTGAGTTTCTAGTGAttgctttttttcctgtgtgtgcactgtatttttctgtttccttgtgtGTCTTGTAACTTTTTGTTAGAAACTTGACACTTTAGATAATGTGACAACACTGACCATCAGAAACCCCTACAGTGGGGTCTGTTCTTGCTGTTGCTTTTACTGTGGCTGTTCGTTTAGTCTTTCCGAAACTGATTCTGTAATGTTTATATTCCCGGTAGTATGCGGCCATTGGAGTTTTTCTATGGTTAGCTAAGTGTCAGATAGTGATTGGCTAGAAATTTCTTTAAATGCTTTGCACCAACAAGTCTTCTAGTCTTTGCCAAGGGGCCCTGTGTGTTGATTGGGTGCATCTTCAAAGCCCAGGCAGTTTATAACGCTTTGAGCCTTCATTTCATACTTGCACAGAACCTTAAAATCAGTCAGATGGAAAAGACTGGGATCCTTTTGGATCCTGGGCGTGAAATTGACCTTCCAGATCACCAGGAATATGTCAGAGCCTTTGAaagtgtgagggcttccctggtggctcagaccataaagcgtctgtctgcaatgcaggagacgtgggtttgatccctgggttggaaagatcccctggagaaggaaacagcagtccactccaatactcttgcctggaaaatcccgtggacggaggagcctggtaggctacagaccacggggttgcagagtcggacacgactgagtgacttcactttcactgtgaaagtgaaagtgaacatcTTATTCCCTTTAAGATCTTTCCTTTGAGTTTCTGGCCaggcttttctttcctcagctggcATGgttgccttgctgctgctgctgctgctaagtcacttcagtcgtgtccaactctgtgtgaccccatagatggcagcccactaggctcctctgtccctgggattctccaggcaagagtactggagtggcttgccatttccctctccaatgcatgaaagtgaaaagtgaaagggaagtcgctcagtcatgtccaactgcacTGTTTTTTGTCACTAAGCATTTTCCACAGACACCCTGGAATACTACAGGCTTTCAGCTCTGAGTCAGGTTAAATAACAGCAACCTCCTTTAAATGGGCTTTTCCCTGGAGCTGCTGCAAACAGGTCAGATCTTGGGAATGCTCCTGGCCAGGGCTTTCCTAGGTGCCCAGTCTAGCCCCAGCCTGTCGCCTCTGGCAACTGCAAGGCTTCTCGTTTTCAAGGCTTCTGCAGAGCATTGAAGAGGGTGTGGGAACCAGCCAAGCTGAGGAAGCTGCAGTTCCTGCTCTACaatttttcttgaattcctaAGATTTTTGTAAATTCTTGGTTTTGTTGCTTTTGTGGAGGAGTGGGTTTAGAGAGATCCTCTCTCTGCTGTCCCAGGTATAACTCATGTTTCTCTAGTTTTCCTAACAGTTTGTACGCCTGGGGAAGTCTTCTCTAAATTGTGAGTCCATAGATGTGAGTATGCGGATACTCACCTTCTGCTAGAATGTAGGTTTCCTGGGGACAGGAACTTTCTCTGGCTTGTGTAGTAACTGCATGTAGCAGGAGTGAAGGAAATTATAGGTTGGGCAGGGCCCTGGTATTTCTCAGATGAATTGGGACTCCTGGTTCTGGAATGAGACGAGGCAGGACGTTTCTGCCTATCAAAGTGACTTGACCCTCTTCATGTCCTGTGTTGGCTCTGGGGAAGGCAGCCTGCTGAAAGTAATTCTCTGGAGACAGCATCAGTTCAACCTGCTACTAGCCTGTTAATCCTTGTTTTGGGATTATTAGCTTGGAATTTGGATTGATTAACCATTCAGCTGGGCTTTctgggtgactcagatggtaaagaatctgcctgcaaagcaggagaaccccggttcgatccctaggtggaTGATCTAATAAGTAATGCTCACCGATTATGTTCCGGTTATTGACTTGGCAAGGGAATTAGACTGACAGAGTCTTTGCTTCCATGGAGCTGACAATTGAGAGGAGAGACaagccaaaacaaaataaacacccCAAACATTGAGTACAAATTGTGATAAGTATCACAAAGGAAATGGTGTTAACAGGTATGAATACTTAGTCTGGCAGCTGGGGCAGGAGGGCATGACTGGCATTCTGGGCCCTTACCCTGGgagttgcttttctctttggcCAGTGTTTGTCCAGCACGACGCTGCCCAGCTCTACCTCACAGTCTGGAACCTGATCAAGGACCAGATCACAGATGTGGACTTGGTAAGTCCTAGAACGGAGAGCTCAGAAAGGGAGGGTGCTGTCCTTGTGCACATGGAAACCAAGAGGAAACGTGTAGAACCGCAGTTGTGCAGGGTGGCCACTGTGACTTCTCTGCACCTTAGTGAGCAGGGGCGGGGGCAGCCGCTGTTTCTGGAGCTCTGTGTGGCACCTCCAGCTCTGGACGTGGCTGACCTGCTCACTCAGGCTCTCtctgcccctcttcctcctgccccccacccccccgccccaccttgCAGGTGGCAAGGCTGCAAGCCCTCTACACCATCCGCTTGAAGGAGTCCTTGGCCTGTCTTGAATGTACCTCGGAGATGGGCAGAAACAGCAGCATGCTGGCCCTCCCCCTCTCTGTCTTTGATATGCACTGGAAGCCCCTGAAAACGCTGGTGAGATTCCTCCTGGGGAGTTTGCTATTCCCTGCAGCCCAATGTTGCCAGCGCTCCCTTGCTTCTTTAATGCACCCTTggcttttaaaaactaatttccaTTTCCTAACCATGGATCTGGGTAAGTTCTCCTTTGATTTGCAGGAAAAATAAGTCTCTCCTCTTGCTCCCCTTGTCCTTCCTGCTCCTCAACAAGTAGATCCTCTCTGAGATCCTGGCATGTGCACCATATGGGCTGATGATAGGGGGACTTGGGGAGAACCCTCATCTGTGGGGAGAGGGGTGACCCCAGGTGGAGTAACCCTGGCTTTCCCTGCTCTCTGGGGCAGGAGGACGCCCTTCACTGTTTCTTCCAGCCCCAGGAGCTGTCCAGCACAGACAAGTGCTTCTGTGGGAGCTGTGGCAGGAAGACTCGCTGGCGGCAGGTACTAGCTGCTGATCAGAGGCTTCCCTGGACcgtggggtagggggtggggaccCTTGGGGAGGGGCCACGCTGAGAGAGGAAATCCGCCTGGCTGGGTCCAGGATCCTGGGGCTTCTAATGCCCAGAGCTGTGAATGCGCTCCTGGGGCCCCATcactgtgggggtggggagggcacaaGAGCCACACTCAGGCCCACCCTCGCCTGGGCTCAGGTAGCAGACTCTGCAGTCCCCTACAGACCCCTGTGGAGCCCTGGGCTGCTCAAGCCTTCTGTGGGAGACCCAGCAGATTCCGAGGAGGGGTGCTGTTCCACTCCCTTCTTTTTGGGGAGGAAGAACATCCCGTTAGCCCTGGTGCTTCTTGGAATTGACCTGTTTCAAGTGCCTGGGACTCATCTCCATGGTGACTGTGTTTTTTCCAGGTCTTGACACTGACCCACTTGCCCCAAACACTGACCATCCACCTCATGAGATTCTCCATCAGAAACCTGCGGGCAGAAAAAGTCTGCCACTCCTTGTATTTCCCCCAGAGTCTGGATCTAACCAAGCTCCTTGAGACAGAGGGAGAGCCCTGCAGTGCTGAGGAGCAGGTGAGGGCCCTCGTGCTccttacacacacacgcacacacaccccccccaccccaacccctgccacacacacaccctggccTCATCAgagctctgtctccctcctcctgcccatcAGACACCACGTCTTTTGTCTGTCTTCTTCCCGTGAGCTGCCCAGCATCACACACACCAGAGGTGCCTTTTGGGTTTGGGGGCGTTATCCTTTCCTCTGTGGCTGAGCTCAGGACGCACAGGGAGGAACTCTCACCAACGCTCAGTGTGATTTGTGGAAACATACTCACACATTCAAGAAACACTGATCTTTCAAATAAGGAGTTTGGAGTCTTCTTGAATAACAGCCATGGGGCTGTTAgcttcacattcccaccagcgtTGCTGTTGGCAGCTGCATTTCTGTTCAGACTCAGAAGACTTTATTTCTAATGGCTGGATTTGTGCTCAGCTATCTCCCAGCACTGATGGAAGGAACCATACTTCAGAACCTTCCTTTTACATAGGGTGTGCCACAGGTGACCCGCGTCCTGGGTGCTAAGCAGCACCAGCCTTGCTTCCTTCTCCCGACAGATTACACTCACCTTGGGGATAAGAAAGCAGCCAGCACTTGGGGCCAAATTGATTTAGAGTCAAGTTGGATCCAGTTGTCTTGAGTTAGTAAGTTGTCGGGAGATTCTGAGAAAAAGTGACATAAATGTCTTTTCTCCATAGGTTTAAAATCCTACATTTATCGCCATATATACATGGGTCAGGTTTTGGACTGTCTGTTTTGTTCCACTGGGCTGCTTACTATCCGTGCTCTAGAACTAtgggtttgtgtttgtttttgaaaatcgAGGGCTGACCCTGGTGACTGTGTTTGAGTGGCTCCTATTATAACAGCGTTTCCTTCCCTGTTTGGGGCATAGGATTCTGTTCCTTCCTTCCAGTTTCCTTATTTCCACTTGCACAGCCTACCTAATGAAGTATCTTAAAATTCTTTTACCTTGAAAAGACGTGTGAGGAATTGTATAATGTCTCCCTATCTACCAAGAGCCTAAACAGTTGTGCAGACTCACAACCCGTCTTTCTTTACTTGCACCccatcctcttccttctccaaaccTCTACTgggttattttgaagcaaatctcagATGCCATGTGTGTCCTTTGCAAGTATTTCATGATGTCTGTctagggcttcctcggtggctcagacggtaaagagtccaccttcaatgctggagacctgggttcaatccctgggtcaggaagatcccctggaggagggcatggccacccactgcagtattcttgcctggagaatccccatggaccgaggagcctggcaggctacggtccatgaggtctgtaagagttggacatgactgagcgcctgagcgCACAGCACGTGTCTCTCTAAAGAAGAAGCATGCTTTTTCCAAACATGACCAGTTCCATCTCATGATTATGTAATATCCTCTAATATCCAGTCGGTATGTGGATCTCCTTGACTGTCCTGTAAGATGTTTGCTGTGTTTGAATCTAGGTCCACATAAGGTCTACACTTGCATTTGCCTCGgtttgctccctccctcccttggcCTTTCTTTTTTCCGTAGGTTCTGTTTCTTagttgttctctctctttttcttttccttgagatGCATTTGTTTGAAGGGTTTTGTGTACACCCAGAATTGGCTGGTGGTCTTGTTTGGTGCTTTCCTCTCTTCTTGTATTTCCTGTAAACTGATAGTTCCATCCAGAGTTTGCCCCAGCGTAATGTTAAAAACCCAGTGTAATGTCCTCACGGGAAAACAGAGAATGATTTGAGCCCTCCCTTTTAGGGACCAAGCTTCATTTTGTCGACTAAAAAATATAGTTACAACCTGAAAGAAgagagttgttttatttggtgggaatgtttaggactcagAGTCCCACAGACAgtatctcagtagctctgagaaaactgctccaaggaggcaagaGGGCAGTGAAccagtgaggttgctcagtcgtgtccgactctttgcaaccccatggactgtagcttaccaggctcctccacccctggaattttccaggcaagagtgctggagtgggttgccatttccttctccaggggatcttcgtaacccagggatcgaacccaggtctcctacattgcaggcagatgctttaccatctgagctaccagggagtcaggctatatacaagtttgcagtggagggagcaggcagtctgaacatcaaaggtCAGGTATGAAGCTAAGGAGTTTGGCACTCTATGTATGGGTGCAAACCTCTGGGCTTGAATTCACTCCTTTTGTGTGCAGCTCAGCTACCTGAGCACCTCAGCCAATCCTGTTTCTTTGTTTGCCTGGCTTcttgcacccccacccccaacagcaGTCACTGTGGGGTGGCAGAATCTGCTGGACCTCAGTTTTGGGGAGtgctcattcacatttggaggtcATAGATCGCTggtggctgtgacatttcttgtttattaataggcagaagatattttcatttcacagtttGTACCACCTTCATCCTGTTCCCTTCATAATCCCATTTCAGAGTCTCAGGTAAGGGACATTATTTGACTGTATTGagaagaaaagtacaattttcctgACTCTTGTGGAGATCTTGCTCAAAATGAAAACTCTCACCACTGTTCCCTTTTCACAGAGAATTGTCTCCTACCTAGCCTTTCTGAGACCAAAGGGAGCAGGGTTAATTACCCCAAACCTGGTGGCTATGCTGGTCTTTCCCTTGCCATGATGCTGTCTTACTGATTCTGCTCTGCTTCACATCTGTCTCCTCCAGACCTCTCTCCTGGggcttctttctctgcttctggaTCCTTTCCTGCCCCTTTTTATTGGTATTTAGTTTTCATcgcattcctttttcttcccaTTGTTCAAATGTCTTCTCATTAGTTCTTATGGTTTTGATCATCTGAAACTGAGGACTTCTGAGTCCCTGTTCCCTACCCAGGTCTCACTCTTGATCCCCAAACCAGGGTGTCCACCTCCGGCTGAGTCCTGAGAAACTCGCTGTCTTCATCCCCAGACACCTCTGTTCCATGTGTAACTTTATAGCACCAACGTCTTCCTAATTTCCAAGCCAAGAATCTGGGGTTCATCCTTGCAGTGCCCCCTACTTACTCTTTCCCACCGTATCCATCAGTTGCAGAGTGACTTACTGTTTTTTCTTGACTTTGCACAAATCTGTCCCCCACTTCCTCAGTACTGGAGTCAAAAGCTGGCACTCCAGAGCCAGGCAGGCTTGGGTGGAGGTCCCGCCTCTTGATGAGCTCTAAATCTGACATGAGTTACTCTACTCCCTGAGCTCAGATTCCACGTCTGCAAAATGAGATTAATGCCGACACCCCATGTACAGGTTTGCTGTGGATATTAAATGAAGCAGTGCGTATGAATCACATTTATCTCTAAACATAGAATCCTACTTAGTCATTAGCTCTCATCAGATGCAAAATCCATTTCAGAATGCATCATGTTAGATGAAGGCATACCATATTGTCTTATGAGCCTTGAATGTCTTGTTCTGAAGAtgtgttattattttaaacagtggacctccagggaagtccccatagcatcttttttaaaaattttatttattttgactgtactgggtctttgttgctttgtactggctttctctagttgtggagatcaggggctactctttatcGTGGTGAGGGGgctgctcattgtggtggcttctcttgtggcggcGCGCAGGCTCTAgatgcgtgggcttcagtaatcACAGCACCCGGGCTCAGCGGTTGTGGCTTGTGGGTTAGatctgcagcatgtggagtcttcccagaccagggatcgaacctgtgtctcttgcatcggcagttggattcttatccactgtgccaccagggaagtccctgaagatgTATTATTAAGTGAAGTGCAAAGTATTTCCTGCTTCTGATTCTTACGCTTCTCATGAAAGGTGTGAAGGCAGTTTTCTCTCAGTGGCTAGACATATTTAGGCATATTTTTTATATACAGCGTAGATGTGTGAGTATGTCTGCAGTTAGTAAAATTGTCATCACGAGACTGCTAAAGgcactgtaaaatcataaaaaGCTGTAACTTTTAGCAAagcaataaataatacaaatctaACAAAGAACCAGAATAATAACGTTTAAGCTTGTTTTGAAGTAGTTCACTTGAGCAAGTATGTCATAAAATATTTGCGTGTGTTGCTAATGGAAATATTCACTTTTCAGATTTTATATTAGATATACGTTTGTCTGTCACCTATCATATAACAGTTCCAGTATGCTATTAATATTATAGcacataaattatatatttatgctcATAATTTTCTTATAGCATATGAACCTTaggtttctaaagaaaaaaattatagactCAGCATCT encodes:
- the USP18 gene encoding ubl carboxyl-terminal hydrolase 18, encoding MGPVGLHNIGQTCCLNSLIQVLVRNVGFAKILKRITVPGGVEEQRKSVPFQLLLLLEKMQDSRKKAVQPTELAYCLQKYNIPLFVQHDAAQLYLTVWNLIKDQITDVDLVARLQALYTIRLKESLACLECTSEMGRNSSMLALPLSVFDMHWKPLKTLEDALHCFFQPQELSSTDKCFCGSCGRKTRWRQVLTLTHLPQTLTIHLMRFSIRNLRAEKVCHSLYFPQSLDLTKLLETEGEPCSAEEQHGGHYELFAVIAHVGNADYGHYCAYIRSSEDGEWFCFNDSNVCWVSWKDVQCTYGNHNYRWRETAYLLFYVKTES